ATAAGAAATCATGCCCTCAATCATAGGCAGTGCGTAGCGATCATCTTCAAAGTCCATTTCGCTTATCACTGACATCGGTATATTTGCCTGGCCCATGGCAATAGCAGTTCCTTTTTCCATCGCTTCTTGAGCTGCTTTATTGGCGCAATACTGTTTTCCAGCCTGCGTGCCGATATTGTATGAAAAGCGAACCTTGTCTTGAAGCGTTGCCGCGGAAATAGAGTGGGCAGTGGATAGCGTCAAAGCAACAGTAGTAACTGCGATCAATCGATTGCGAAGGTTCATCCTGTTTCTCTTAAGCCTCAACATCACTATAGCCACTACATGCAAGCGGAAAATGCTAATTGAATTGATGCTTTCTCACGAAACGCTGCCATCAGATGTTTCGTCCATCAATTGATTCAATCTGGAAGCTTGATGTCTTTTTCGAGCTGTTCAACAGGACGCTGATACGTCTCGATTCGATCAAAGACCAGGTTCAATGTCTTCACTCTTGGGAGCTTGTGCAACTCCTGGAGATGGGATCGAGAACAAGCCAGACTCAGCCACCTTCCATTGATTGTTGATGGCTGTGCTGGCGAAACAGATCGCTGGCCTCGTCAATCTCAGTGAGTTCAGCAATGTTCTGAGGTTTGTCGTCCTGACGACGCTGCTGCTGTTCACGCTCCTGTTGCTGCTCTTCCCGACGCACTGCCCGTGCATAGGCGTCGCTTGAATCAGAACTGTTTCGGCGCTGCTCAGGGCTCATGAACCCACAGTTCGAACACTCGCCAATCTCTCATCCCAACAACGGCGCTGCAATCATGGCTGTCGATCTCAAGCCGTGATGAACAAGGGCGAAAGAGCCAGAGTGATCCTCGATCGGCTGAACGAGCATTACCCCGAGACGCCGATTCCCCTGGATCACAGCGATGCCTTCACGCTGCTGATCGCCGTTCTGCTCAGTGCTCAGTGCACCGACAAAAAGGTGAATGAAGTCACTCCGGCACTGTTCTCCGCCGGGCCAACGCCCGCTGCCATGGCAGCACTCGACGAAACAGAGATCCACCGCCACATCCGTCAGCTGGGACTGGCCAAAACCAAAGCGCGCAATGTGCACAAGCTCGCCCACATCCTCGTGAATGTCCACGACGGAGTCGTTCCACAGAGTTTTGAAGAGCTTGAAGCGCTACCAGGAGTCGGGCACAAGACCGCCAGCGTGGTGATGGCGCAGGCTTTCGGTGTCCCTGCATTCCCCGTGGATACTCACATTCATCGTCTGGCTCAGCGCTGGGGGTTGAGCAAAGGCGACAGCGTTGTGAAAACAGAAGCAGATCTCAAGGCTCTCTTCCCAAAGGAGCAATGGAATCGACTGCATTTGCAGATCATTTTCTACGGCCGCGAGCACTGCAGCGCACGCGGCTGCGATGGCACCGTCTGCAAGCTGTGCCGAGAGCTCTACCCGAAACGCCGCAAGCCGGTGGTCTGGCGTAAACCCTGATGCAGGCCCAACACATCACTCCAGCGATCGCCCTCACCATCGCGGGAAGCGATTCAGGAGGAGGTGCAGGGATCCAGGCTGATTTGCGCGCCTTCATGGCCTTCAGGGTTCATGGCTGCAGTGCCCTGACCTGCGTCACCGCGCAAAACACCTGCGGAGTGACCCGAGTGGATCCCATACCGCCCGCAGGCCTGGAGGCACAGCTGCAAGCCGTCAAGAACGACCTGCCTGTCGATGCACTGAAAACCGGCATGCTGCTGAATCGCGAACTGATTCAAACCACCGCTGAACTCTTACGGCACTGGAGCATCCCCAAGGTGATCGACCCGGTGATGGTGAGCCGCACAGGCGCCGTGCTGCTTGAAGATGACGCGATCGCCGCGCTACGCGACGACCTGCTGCCGCTGGCAACCCTGCTGACCCCGAATCGCCATGAAGCGCGGTTGCTGAGCGGCCATGAACTGAGCGACGACAGTGACATCGAAGCAGCCGCAGCCGCGATCCACGCCCAGGGACCTGCGGCAGTTCTGATCAAAAGCGGCAGCGAACGATCGCTGGGGGGCCGGGATTTGCTGTTCAACGGCCAACCCCACTGGCTTGAGGGGCCTTGGGTGGATACTCCCCATACCCACGGCACAGGATGCACGTTGTCAGCAGCCATCACCGCAGGATTGGCTCTCGGACAGGATCTCGATGTGGCAATGACGGCGGCGCGTGCGTACGTCAAGCAAGGCCTGAAGCAGGCTCTGGCCATCGGTCAGGGGCAAGGCCCGATCTGCCACTGGGCGGCGATGAGAAGCATTAGAGATCGTGATTAAGAACAAAAGTCAATGTGCTGTTACATTGCTACACATCCGCAACGGTTCCATGACTCAACAGCAAGCCAGCGACAAGTGGTTCCAGGATTCAGCGGCCCGCGCCATCCATGAACAGCAGCTGGATCGGGTGGAGCGTTTCAATGGCCGTGCCGCCATGTTGGGCATCGTGATCGGCGTTCTCACTGAAGCCATCACAGGTCAGGGGATCGTCCATCAGATCGGACTCGGCCCACTCGTTGATGGTTACGTCGCCTGCAGCGCCAAATATCTTCCGTTCTGTTTCTGACTCGGCTGAAGACCTGCAGGTCTCACTCCGCCTGCAGGTCTCACTCCTAGGTTGAAGCCAGTCGAACCAGAGGCATGGCTCGCAAGCGACGCAAACTGAGCAAGGAGATGGAGGCTGAGATCAAAGCAGCCGAGAAAAAAGTGGAATTCGTCTCAGCGATGATCAGAGACATCCGTGAGGAAGACGTTCAAAACGAGTACGCAGAAGCCTTTGCTCAGGTTCATGCCGCTTGCAGCCATCTGGCCGCGCTCTACATCACCGAGGGGGTGACCGAAGAAAGCGAGGGGACCTTGGCTCTCTACAAAGGGTTATTGACGCGATTCGAAGAGGAATACGAGCTCTGAACTTGAGCTGTAGGTCCTGGCGCCACCCATGGCCGAGCCGCAGGAAGCCGGTACAACCGGTGCATCAAGTTCATTCAAGCCATGGCAGACCAGGGCCCATCGACCTCACCAAGCTCGAATCCTCGTTGGTTCATTCTGATGATGGCCAGCCGCTGGCCGCTGGCTGTGGTGATCGCCGCATGGGCCGTTGCCGTGGCTGCTATTCAGATCCTTCGTCAACCCATCCCGATTGCCTTGCCACTTGATCAGCCGCTGCCTGTGCGGCTGGTGGGGGGCATCACCGTTGATCAGCTCTCTGCGCCGGTCAGCGTGAAGGGCGAGGAGCCTCTATCGATCGAAGCTGTCAAAGCGCTGCCCGTGAGCGGCGACGTGGGAGTGCCCAAAGGTGTGGCCGTGACCGAACCCGTCAAGGTTGAGGGCGGTGTTTCCGTTGATGGTGCTGTCACGGTGGGAGAAGTCACTGCGCCGGTGACCGTGAACGGCAGCGACGGAGGTCCCGTGCTGGTCGGCACTCCCGATGGGGAACTGCTGAATGTGACCGGAGGAGTGAGAGTGGATTCTGTTGGAGGCAAGATCAACGTGCAGCTGCGCGATGCCGCCAAATCCGTCCTGCCCATCCCCTGACGCAATGCCCACGCCTTTGGATAGCGAGCTGAAATCTCTGAATCTGGCGGTGGTAGGGCATCAGGAGTGGGTCACCTTTTTGGAGGTCGATGCACTGCCCAGACCAGGCAGGATCGGACGGGCTTCTCGAGACCTCGAAGAACCTGCCGGTGCCGGAGCTGTCATCGCAGTCCAGCTAGCACGCCTCACCGGCCAAAAAGTTCTGTTTTTCACAGCACTCGGTCGGGATGCGATTGGCCAACGCAGCGAACAACGCCTCAGAGAGTTGGGAGTTGAACCCGTGGTGGCCTGGCGCGACCAACCCAGTCGGCGCGGAATTAGCCTGATGGATCCCAGTGGTGACCGTGCAATCACGGTGATTGGCGAGCGCTTGATGCCCACCGCTGAAGACGACCTCAACTGGGAACGACTTGCAGACTGCGACGGCGTGTTCGTCTCAGCAACCGACTGCGATGGCCTGCGTCGGGCACGCCAGGCCAGGATTCTGAGTGCAACACCACGACTCGGACTCGCCGTGTTGCAGCAGGCTTCAGTGCCTCTGGACGCCTTGATCGGCAGCGCACTGGACCCCGGCGAACAGGTTCCCGAGAACTGTCTCAATCCAGCGCCCACCGTTCGAATCGCCACGGAGGGTGAGGCCGGAGGCATGCTGATTCCAGGCGGCCGTTTTGATGCTGTTCAACTGCCAGGACCGATGGTGGAGTCCTATGGATGTGGCGACAGCTTTGCCGCAGGCGTCACCGCTGGACTAAGCGCAGGTTGGAGCACCCAACAGGCGGTCGCGCTGGGAGCGCGCTGCGGTGCTGCCTGCGCGACGCGCTTCGGGCCTTACGGCGAACACTGATCAAGGCCAGGCAAAGGATGAAATTTGACTTCTCAAACGAAGAGTTCAGCGAATTAATTGCTGCTGCGAAGGAAGCACAGGTTCGCTGGAAAAAAGCCAGAACTTTATGGAAAGTGGGTCATCACGCCTATCTCAAACACAATGAGCAGGAACTGACGAACAACATCAACCGGTTCAAGCAAACCGAGCAAATGCTGCTTGATCGCTACAAAAGCGTGACTGGAGACGACTGGCATCGGTGAGCTGTTCAATCACAATGACCTGTGTCAATCCAGAACGGCTGAGGCCAAATCTCTGGCGCGCAACACCCATTCATTCACACAGTCAGCAGACGCTGCATTGACCGTTCCCGCTTCGACATCGCGATAGAGATCAGCAATCTTCCAGGCGCTGGTGCGTGGATCATCAGCAGAACGTGGGATCAGATGCAGATGCAGATGTCGGGCTCCTTCACCGAAGGCGATGGCATAGACCCGTTCGCAGCCTGTGACCGCACGCTCCAACTGGGAGGCACGTTGGACAACAACGCCCCAATCCTGCGCTTCCTCAGGGACAAAGTTGATTGGACCACCACAGTGTCGTCGCGAATCAAGCAGGCACCAACCGGCCAACGGGGCAGGGCGCGGATGGTGTCGCAGCAGCCAGAGATCATTGCGCCAGATCTCATGAGCCGTCAGCTCAGCCTGATTGCCATGCAGGGCACAGATGGGGCAAGAGGCTTCGGCTGGCGGAGAAACCATGGGCGTCGACAACGACCTGAGCTCACTCTGTCTGCGTCCCAGAAAAGGAGGGGGTTTTCGATTGCAATGGGCTCTATAAGTCAGGGAAGCAGAAGGGCTCGCCTTCATGTCCATCCGTATTGGCATCAATGGCTTCGGACGCATCGGGCGTCTCGCCTTCCGACAGGCCATGGCCTGCCCCGACGTGGAGGTGGTTGCCATCAACGACCTGATCGAACTCGACTACCTCGCCTACCTGCTGCGTTACGACTCAACGCATCGCCGCTTCCCAGGTGAAATCAAGGTGGTGGATGGCCACTTGATGGTGAATGGCAGTCACATTCGCGTCACGGCCGAACGAGACCCCCGCCAGCTGCGCTGGGGTGACGTGGGAGCCGACTACGTGCTGGAAAGCACTGGCTTCTTTCTGACCGCCGACACCGCACGCCAACACCTTGAGGCCGGCGCCAAACGTGTGGTGATGAGCGCTCCCTCCAAAGACGACACGCCGATGTTCGTCATGGGAGTGAATCACAACTCCTATGCAGGAGAAGACATCGTGTCGAATGCCAGCTGCACAACGAACTGTCTGGCACCACTCGCCAAGGTCGTGAACGACCACTACGGAATCGTCAGCGGTCTGATGACCACCGTGCATGCCACCACGGCAACCCAGAAGCCAGTAGACAGCCCTTCACTCAAAGACTGGCGAGGTGGACGAGGCGCGGGGCAGAGCATCATTCCCAGCTCAACGGGTGCTGCCAAAGCCGTGGGTCGTGTGATTCCGGAACTGAATGGAAAACTCACAGGCATGGCTTTCCGGGTACCAACTCCTGATGTCTCCGTCGTCGACCTGACCGTGAATCTGGCCAAACCAGCCAGTTACGAAGAGATCAAGACAACCATGAAAGAAGCCTCACAAAACGGTCTTTCCGGCATCCTTGGTTACACCGAAGATCCAATCGTGTCCAACGATCTTCTGGGTGAAAGCTGCACCTCAGTGTTTGATGCTGGAGCAGGCATGGCGCTCAATGATCAGTTCATGAAACTGGTTGCTTGGTACGACAATGAATGGGCCTACAGCTGCAAATGCATTGACCTGATGCAGCACATGGCTAAGCATTCTGCTTAAGCAAGCAAGAGGAAAATCGTTCAGTCAATCGATCTCAGAACGTCCTTTCGAGCTGTTGCGTCTCAATCAAGCGTGCCAATGCTTGCTGGCATGTCCAACGCAATGGAACCCAAGGAGCAGATGAAGAGAGCTCGTACAAAAGATCCATCTGGTCATCAAGTTGCAGTTCAACGCAAGCCCAGGCAGCTGCAATTCTCGACTTCGTATATTGGGGCGTGGTTTCGGCAAGAGCAGACCTAACGAGATCACTCTTTTCTCTGAACTTTCGCAAACCAACAAGACAACTCAGATAATAGTGAGTGACATAATCAGACCAGAGTCTTTCCTGCATACTTTCAATCACTGCAAGGCATTCGCTGCGATCAATCCGCATCAAACTCGCTGCAGCACCATACTGTCGAGCTTCATCACGATGGCTGAGATTCCGCTCGATCTCATCAGGATCTGATCCACATTCCCACTCAGGTCGAATGTCTAACAACAAAGGATCATCGCGAAGCAGCTGCTCAAACAAAGCTTGGTTTTGAGGCTTCGAGAAAGACTGGTTGCCATCAACGATCTGTAAGAAACTTTTAGCTCGAAGAGACATGGATACCGGCGCACGAACCAGAACAGGCAGCAGGCTTTCATCACCGGAATCACCAATATCAATCACCGCAGATCTGCGCTTACCAGCAACCAGATCTGTAAGAGATGCGACCAATGGTTTCATCAAATCACATTCGCCATAAAGCGAAGCCATGTAAGCCCTTGCAGCGCCGGAGACCAGAAGACTTTCGTGATCACAACAATCCATGATGCAAGACTTCGAACGAGGACTCTGAATTCCAAGCCTTGTAAATGTTTGAATGACTGCACGTATTTGTGTCACTTCCCCATTCAACAATCCAAGCAGACATCCTTCTTCTACCTCGCTGGGACGCCAGCCAATTCTGGTCAAGGCCGACAGCGCATTAATCACGGCCTCAGTGTCACTACAACCCAAAACATCAACAAGAGCAGGGATGGCCCTTGGATCTTTTCTGCGACCTAAAGCCTCAACAACTTTTCGCCTGGTGATTCGGTCGAACAATTCATCGACTTTGAGCTCATGCGTCGCTCGAATTAAAGCCTCAAGGGTCATATCGCAATCACAAAGCCCTAATCGAGTCGCGGCAAAATAGCGATCTGAGGGTCGTTCAACAGAAGCTGTATCCGCAAAGATCAGCGATAGGGCATCAGCCTCTGATATACCTTGCACTAAAACATCAAAACGTTCTGCCATGTCTCAACAAACGCTTGAAAAAAGCTATCAAAAATAAAACTCAAAATCCCGCAAAAAAACAACTGATATAATCACTTTTACTCATCTCACAACCACGAACAGAAGCAAGACAGCGCTTCACAATTGCAGCAAAGCGACCAACAGGTGAGCAGAATTCATAAACACACAATTGCACAAAAGCATCAAATCAGCTGTCCGCACAGTCTTCCGACAAGAAACTGCAGCAGCCAGGGCTGAAAGCAGAGCTATTAAATCAGGCGACTTAAACGACTACTTGGAGCGGCGATCAATCAATTCAATAAGATGGGCATCGTGCTTATTGCAGAAGTCAGTAACACACTCACGTAGGATATGACCAATAGAAACAGACTCGGTATAGCAAAGAAGCTTTAACTTCTTATGGAGTTCATCGCTGAGCTCAAACGTGACTCTTTTCATTTGCAAGCAACTGACACGACAAGAGCGTGAAACACGAGAACGTCCTAATTAGCTGTATTTTAGATCTTTTGATAAGAAATGGATACCGGCAATCGTTCAGTTTACAAAGCTAAACAGCGATAATGCATGGTTTGAGCCTCCCTTCCTCAAGACGACACGAATGAATCAACAGACAGGGAATGCCTGAGAGCAGGCCTGACGCAACTAGCAAAACCCAAGCTGGATCCAGGAGCACTACGCGTTTAGCAGAGTCTGACTGGGCAATTCTCCGAAGCTGTTGAAGTATCTACGGGCATAGCGTCCTGCATGCTTGAAACCATATTGAATAGCCACTTCACGAATCATGCTTTCTTCAGCTGCCGACTGATCCTGATATCTCAATAAAGCACGTCTTGATTCTTCAAGACGGACTTGCATCATCATCTCAATAATTCCCATGCCAAAATATTTCTGGCACACTCTATAGAGTGATGCTTGGCCAGTATTCAGGAAATGGCAGACATCAGCCAATGTCATAGGAGAGGACATTTTCGTCGTGTCGTGAGACAGGCGAACAATCTC
This genomic window from Synechococcus sp. MIT S9220 contains:
- the thiD gene encoding bifunctional hydroxymethylpyrimidine kinase/phosphomethylpyrimidine kinase, whose amino-acid sequence is MQAQHITPAIALTIAGSDSGGGAGIQADLRAFMAFRVHGCSALTCVTAQNTCGVTRVDPIPPAGLEAQLQAVKNDLPVDALKTGMLLNRELIQTTAELLRHWSIPKVIDPVMVSRTGAVLLEDDAIAALRDDLLPLATLLTPNRHEARLLSGHELSDDSDIEAAAAAIHAQGPAAVLIKSGSERSLGGRDLLFNGQPHWLEGPWVDTPHTHGTGCTLSAAITAGLALGQDLDVAMTAARAYVKQGLKQALAIGQGQGPICHWAAMRSIRDRD
- a CDS encoding HEAT repeat domain-containing protein; translated protein: MAERFDVLVQGISEADALSLIFADTASVERPSDRYFAATRLGLCDCDMTLEALIRATHELKVDELFDRITRRKVVEALGRRKDPRAIPALVDVLGCSDTEAVINALSALTRIGWRPSEVEEGCLLGLLNGEVTQIRAVIQTFTRLGIQSPRSKSCIMDCCDHESLLVSGAARAYMASLYGECDLMKPLVASLTDLVAGKRRSAVIDIGDSGDESLLPVLVRAPVSMSLRAKSFLQIVDGNQSFSKPQNQALFEQLLRDDPLLLDIRPEWECGSDPDEIERNLSHRDEARQYGAAASLMRIDRSECLAVIESMQERLWSDYVTHYYLSCLVGLRKFREKSDLVRSALAETTPQYTKSRIAAAWACVELQLDDQMDLLYELSSSAPWVPLRWTCQQALARLIETQQLERTF
- a CDS encoding PfkB family carbohydrate kinase, with product MPTPLDSELKSLNLAVVGHQEWVTFLEVDALPRPGRIGRASRDLEEPAGAGAVIAVQLARLTGQKVLFFTALGRDAIGQRSEQRLRELGVEPVVAWRDQPSRRGISLMDPSGDRAITVIGERLMPTAEDDLNWERLADCDGVFVSATDCDGLRRARQARILSATPRLGLAVLQQASVPLDALIGSALDPGEQVPENCLNPAPTVRIATEGEAGGMLIPGGRFDAVQLPGPMVESYGCGDSFAAGVTAGLSAGWSTQQAVALGARCGAACATRFGPYGEH
- a CDS encoding HIT family protein, producing MVSPPAEASCPICALHGNQAELTAHEIWRNDLWLLRHHPRPAPLAGWCLLDSRRHCGGPINFVPEEAQDWGVVVQRASQLERAVTGCERVYAIAFGEGARHLHLHLIPRSADDPRTSAWKIADLYRDVEAGTVNAASADCVNEWVLRARDLASAVLD
- the nth gene encoding endonuclease III codes for the protein MNKGERARVILDRLNEHYPETPIPLDHSDAFTLLIAVLLSAQCTDKKVNEVTPALFSAGPTPAAMAALDETEIHRHIRQLGLAKTKARNVHKLAHILVNVHDGVVPQSFEELEALPGVGHKTASVVMAQAFGVPAFPVDTHIHRLAQRWGLSKGDSVVKTEADLKALFPKEQWNRLHLQIIFYGREHCSARGCDGTVCKLCRELYPKRRKPVVWRKP
- the gap gene encoding type I glyceraldehyde-3-phosphate dehydrogenase; its protein translation is MSIRIGINGFGRIGRLAFRQAMACPDVEVVAINDLIELDYLAYLLRYDSTHRRFPGEIKVVDGHLMVNGSHIRVTAERDPRQLRWGDVGADYVLESTGFFLTADTARQHLEAGAKRVVMSAPSKDDTPMFVMGVNHNSYAGEDIVSNASCTTNCLAPLAKVVNDHYGIVSGLMTTVHATTATQKPVDSPSLKDWRGGRGAGQSIIPSSTGAAKAVGRVIPELNGKLTGMAFRVPTPDVSVVDLTVNLAKPASYEEIKTTMKEASQNGLSGILGYTEDPIVSNDLLGESCTSVFDAGAGMALNDQFMKLVAWYDNEWAYSCKCIDLMQHMAKHSA
- a CDS encoding high light inducible protein, which codes for MTQQQASDKWFQDSAARAIHEQQLDRVERFNGRAAMLGIVIGVLTEAITGQGIVHQIGLGPLVDGYVACSAKYLPFCF